In one Labrys wisconsinensis genomic region, the following are encoded:
- a CDS encoding TetR/AcrR family transcriptional regulator: MVDPRAAAPEEEKDEVSAQPRAADRILGAARELFYHQGIRAIGVDEIVRQAGVTKPSLYRSFASKDELAASYLQRYERDFWARFDASVTKHPGDPRAQILDYFEGVGRRAGSPGHRGCGLTNAVVEYPEDGHPAHRVSEANKRELRRRLRAMAAGMGASEPEVLGDGLLLLFEGANIGGQIFGDAGPAAALAANAERLIDASLGAARRKA, translated from the coding sequence GTGGTCGATCCGAGAGCCGCGGCACCGGAGGAGGAGAAGGACGAGGTGTCCGCGCAGCCGCGTGCGGCGGACCGGATCCTCGGCGCGGCGCGCGAGCTGTTCTACCACCAGGGCATCCGCGCCATCGGCGTCGACGAGATCGTGCGCCAGGCCGGCGTCACCAAGCCGAGCCTCTATCGCAGCTTCGCCTCGAAGGACGAGCTCGCCGCCTCCTATCTCCAGCGCTACGAGCGCGACTTCTGGGCCCGCTTCGACGCCTCCGTCACCAAGCATCCCGGCGATCCCCGGGCGCAGATCCTCGACTATTTCGAGGGCGTCGGCCGCCGCGCCGGCTCGCCCGGCCATCGCGGCTGCGGCCTGACCAACGCCGTGGTCGAATATCCCGAGGACGGCCATCCCGCCCACCGCGTCAGCGAGGCCAACAAGCGCGAGCTGCGCCGGCGCCTGCGCGCCATGGCGGCCGGGATGGGGGCGAGCGAGCCGGAGGTGCTGGGCGACGGGCTGCTGCTCCTGTTCGAGGGCGCCAATATCGGCGGCCAGATCTTCGGCGATGCCGGCCCCGCCGCGGCGCTGGCCGCCAATGCCGAGCGGCTGATCGACGCCAGCCTCGGCGCCGCGCGCCGGAAGGCCTGA
- a CDS encoding polyketide cyclase, translating into MFEAQTIGISIDRPWQAVYEAVWRPQDFPKWASGLSRSSLEPDGEAWKAEGPEGPIRIRFTAHNGFGVMDHWVETGAGPDVYVPMRIIANGAAAEAVLTLFRQPGMSEETFRRDADWVRRDLAALKALVSG; encoded by the coding sequence ATGTTCGAAGCGCAGACGATCGGCATCTCCATCGACCGGCCCTGGCAGGCGGTCTACGAGGCGGTGTGGCGGCCGCAGGATTTCCCGAAATGGGCCTCCGGCCTCAGCCGCTCTTCGCTGGAGCCGGACGGCGAGGCCTGGAAGGCCGAGGGCCCGGAGGGGCCTATCCGCATCCGCTTCACCGCCCACAATGGCTTCGGCGTGATGGACCACTGGGTCGAGACCGGCGCCGGCCCGGACGTCTATGTGCCGATGCGGATCATCGCCAACGGCGCGGCCGCGGAGGCGGTGCTGACGTTGTTCCGCCAGCCCGGCATGTCGGAGGAGACGTTCCGGCGGGATGCGGACTGGGTTCGCCGCGACCTCGCGGCGCTGAAAGCCCTGGTCTCGGGCTGA